The Telopea speciosissima isolate NSW1024214 ecotype Mountain lineage chromosome 11, Tspe_v1, whole genome shotgun sequence genome includes the window CTTAGGACTCTACTAATTCCTGTTTTGGTCTTTAAACCGATTAAGAACATGGGACAGATTAGGAACCAAAACCAGAACATCCCATTATTAATCTCTATTGGTTCCAAGGTTTGGAATTAATTATTTAAGTAGGATGTTTCTGGTCCTAGCTCCAAAAAGGGTGAACCAATTAACACCCATCCTTAAGCAGAAccatcccaattgacaccccttacTTGAACCACAAATTCTATTGGCATTGTCGGGAAGCAAAATCCCATAAAAAATTCATActctattccccccccccccccccgcccttCCTTTCTATTCTTGTGaaaataatgatttttgttaTGACTACATAAATTAGGAGCTCATATATGCAAGCATTCATATTACAAAAACAACATAAAGCTCGACAAGCAAATCCAAACCATAAGAAACTTGAGATATGTTATCCCTATGATAAATGATATCTAATAAATGAGAAAGCCATATTAGTTGTTCTATGTAAATACATATacgaaaaggaaaaaaaaaaaaaaactgaaaagatGATAAAATGATCTTTAACATCTAAGTGACAAGGTTAAAGTAGAGGCATGACTAGTTTTTATAATTGTCTTCCATCAAACAATTTGGTCATTGTCTCCTTTGTATCAGACTCCACCAGTTGCTCATCAACTTTCATGTTTTTGGCTTGCTACAATCCTTATGAAGAGCCTTGATTTCCGTTCTTATAGTTGATCTTGAGCCTGCTCATTGAAACACACATATTGCACAACCACAAAGTAGGTCAAGTTGCTTCTAATACTCTTACGATGAAAACTTACTTTTCCAAAAACAAACATTTGTCCTATCTCTCCATATTTAATAACATCCAATGGCAGCACAACTAAGCATGCTTCAAATCATAGTTTTTTCAACTTTAGAGTGTTGATGATGTATGAGTAATAAAGAATCTTATCagttttgaaatcaaagaaaaagtaACCTTAGTACAGATTGCGCTCTAATAAGGTTGAAATTGAGTCTTAAACTCTTTTAATTGCCAACTTAACTATCATATGTGaatcatagttttttttttaaaaagtatcggGTTGGGCATATCGCTTGATTTGTAACGCTATTGGTTGTGCCCAATACAGATACCTGTCCAATCATGTATCGGTGGAATAGTTCTAACTgggtaaatctgtccaaaaCTGTTAATTAATCAAAATTGAGGGCATAACCATTTGATTTAGCCCGATACGGCAGATCCATACCGGTGTTGCTAGTGCTTGATACTGATACCATCCTGATACTGTATCGGTAGAACGGTTTTTACTAGGGGTAAATCTATCCAAAAAATAACTTTTAATCTAAATTGAGGGTAAAACCATCCGATTCGTCCCCATATGGTCAATccatattggtattggtattgctATTGGTATAGGTATCAGTATAGGTATCGCTATcagtatcgatacctatttttaaaCCATGATGTGAATAACTCTAGATCAACGTACCTCTGTTGTATGATCTAAAACTTTCTTTTCCCTAGGTTTTCGTGAAAATTAGCGGCAAAGAAAACACTATAACTGCAAAGGTAATAAAGACAGAATCACCTTCTAATCCGGCGTACTGGCTCTATGTTGATAGATTCTTGCTTCAAGAAAATTTCTCTTTGACTAAATTTAGTCCCTTCACAACATCGTCCATGTTCATACGATCTCTGGGTGATTCCATGGAGCACTGGAGtgcaatttcaattattgaTGTTATGCAATCTTGCAATTTACCTGTCATATGATTATGACCTTCATTTCTGTTGATAGCATCCCTTTCAATTTCTTCACTTTGTTCTTCCTTGGGTAGGAGTGTTGGGTCTAAAATTTGCATCATGCATATAGGTAAAACCGCCTTTGCAAAGTTATGGATATTTAAGTCATCACCAAACATCTGATCAGTTGGCCTTTTTCCTGTGAACATCTCCAATAAAAGGATCCCATAACTAAAAACATCACCTTGTATAGTTGCCCTTCCACCCATGCCATATTCTGAAATTTAGAAACCTCTTGCTGTTAGTTATAATAATAAGAGATTtacatatttttttcatataataCAAAAAATTATGATTTGAAATATGAAACTTGTGAAAAAGTTATTCAAAAGTAGCAAGTTACATGGTCATTTCTTTAATCTGGGAACATGATTCTTTTGATTACGTTAAAAGAATCCAATCTAAAGGTTTAATGTGCTCATAGTATAACCAATTCCTTATTAAAATGAATATAGATAAATCCATATCCAatataattaaaatagaaaagtgTATTGATATACTCAATCAACTATCTAGAACAAGATCTAAAATATCCAATAATAGTTGGATTGAAATATTAACCCTGATAAACAAGATCTTTAGATCCAGACTCTTTTTCTAAATCATTATTTTGGTCGTGTTTAACACCCTACAATGGATTTTGATTAGAATAGACAACAACAGCTTAGTAAAAATATTTAGAACTACATAATAAAAATTTAGTATATTGAtaactcaaaataaaattttatagtTTATTTTTTACCTGGAGCAGCATAGCCGATAGATCCTTTTATCCCGATGGTACTGGTTTGAGTCTGAGATGAATTGTTGTCAAGTTCTAAAAGTAGCCTCGCCAAACCAAAATCATTGACATGTGCAGTCATATCATCGTCAAGTAGAACATTGCTTGGCTTTAAGTCACAATGAACAATTGGCACATCACAGTGGTAATGAAGGTAATTCAAAGCAAAAGCCACATCAATTGCGATGTTTAATCTTTGAAGAAGGCTTAAATTCCTTGAATGATTATGTACCTCCACCGACAGATGCAACCAATCATCTAGACTCCCATTGGGCATGAACTCATAAATAAGGGCTTTGAAATCTTTGCCTTTTGAATCAAGACTTGAACATGAAGTTAAAATCTTGACAAGATTTCGATGTCGAATGCTTCTTAATGCTTTGCATTCAGCCATAAAGCTCTTTTCGACTCTTTGATTTTGAAGGTTGAATACCTTGACTGCAACAATAGTTTCATCTTGTTCGATAATCCCTTTGTATACGGAGCCAGAACTACCGGAACCTATGAAATTAGCTGAAGAAAATCCTCCAGTAGCTTGGAAGAGATCTTTGTAAGAAAGGTTCAAGAACCGTTCACCAATTAATGGCGGTGTGGATGGAGGTTCACTTTTTGATCTTCTTTTCCAATAGAGagtaagaaagaaagatatcaaaagaaaaccaaaaaccacCCCGATTATCACCAAAACTATTCTAAGAGCATTGGACGACTTTTCTTGTTTGATAGATCCACGGTTTGTGCATGCAGGCAGATGTAACTCCGCAATTCCACCACAAAGCTTATCATTTCCATTCACAGAAATTGCACTTGCATTTCCAAAGATTCCTTTTGTTGGTATCTCCCCTTCAAGATTATTGAAGGATAAATTCAAACTCTGCAATGCTAGAAGTTCTTCTAGATCTTTTGGGATTTGCCCTGATAAGTTGTTGAATGAGAGATCTAAATCTTGAAGCCCCTTCAAAAGAGTTAAAGATTGAGGAATGGTTCCTTCAAAGAAATTACCCCCCATATAGAGATGTTCCAAACTATTACAATCACCAATGGAGGAAGGGATTTCTCCAGACAATCTGTTTTTGGAGATATCTATTGTAGAAAGACTCTTCAAATTACCGATTTCAATTGGTAGGGAACCGACAAGAGAATTAGAATGCAAGTCGAGAGATATTGCTAAGGAGGAAATTAGGAAGATTTGTCTAGGTATTGGGCCTTGAAGGTTATTACTAAAAAGGGTTAGGTATTGTAACTGTTGACAATTTCCAATGTTGGAAGGAATGCTTCCATTCAAGCTGTTTAATTCTATGGAGATCATACAAAAGCGTGAGATTGCCTATAGAGGAAGGTATCTGTCCTGAAAGTCTATTTGCACCCAAGAATAATCTTTGAAGCTTCGGAAGCTTCCCAATGACAGACGGAATATTACCTTCTAAAAGGTTAGCCTCCATGCCCAAAGCGGTCAGGTTGACGAGACTCTCAATCTCAGCAGGAATGATTCCAGATATTTGGTtccttcccaaagaaagtacTGAGAGCTGTGTTGAGAGATTGGCTTTAAAGTTGGGAAGGGGGCCCATAAAACCATTCTTTTGTAGTTGCAGGAACTCTAGATTTGTACAATTGACCAAAGAATTTACAAAATCTAAATCATCAGCTTCCCCTATACCACATTGATTTTCACTAATACTGAACCATTGAAGGTTTTGAAGATTTCCTAAGTTGTTAGGGACAGGTCCAACAAAACTGTTTATTCCGAGATCAAATGTTTGGATTGTTGAAATATTGGAGATGGAACTCGGAATTCTCCCTGAGAAAATGTTCATTGAAATTGATAGTGtattgagatttggaagagtGAGGCCTATGTCTCGTGGAAGGCTCCCATGCAGTTGGTTCGTAAAGAGATAAATAAATTCAAGAGATGACAGATTGTATAGTGAGACAGGCACCATACCAGATAGGTTGTTTTCACCAAATGATAGATAGAATAAGTTTGTTAGCTGACCAAAGGATTCTGGAATGCTCCCCTGCAATCTATTTCCACCCAAAGAGATATCTTGGATGGAAGAAATGTTCCCAAAAGAAGATGGTATTTCTCCTGTTAAACCATTATCATGAATAGAAATTACTTCCAGTTTTGACAAAGATGTAAGTAGTTCAACCGGAATCTTCCCGACAAAATTGTTACGGGAGAACCAAATTTCTCTTAGACGAGTGCAGTTGGCCAAGCTGGTAGGAAGTTCTCCTTCGAGAGTGTTGTTTTGAAAAGCAATGGATTCTAGTCGAATAAGATTTCCAATCTCTTGTGGGATTTTGCCATGGAAGCTATTGTTCATGAGATTGAGGACATGAAGAAAAGTGAGATTCCCAATGGAAGCAGAAATGTTACCTCCCAAGCCCTTCCCTTGTAAATCCAAGCTGGTAACCCGTTGTCGGTGACGACTTCCACATGTGATCCCAACCCAGTTGCAGAAATGGATGGAATCATTCCAAGAACTTAGTGCTCCATACGGATCATCATAAATTTGTTTCTTCAACTCCAACAAAGCAAATCGATCTGTctcgttgttgttgttgttgttcccTACTACGATCATCCTTGTACTATCGGTGACTGATTCTACTAGCCTCATCAATGAGCTCCCAAAGAGGAGAACATTGAAAACTAAAAAAAGCTGAAGTAGTGCCATCATGAGAATCTAATTTTGGGACGCAAATGCAGAAACCATACAATGCAATTTAATTTGAGTTGCAGTAGGGTAGCTACTCTGTTAATGTCTTTAAGAGAaaagtatcttatttataagatAGTACTAAGCAACAACAGTAATATTCCACCAAAAAACTAGACCTTAAGAGTCAACACCTTATTGCGTGTTTCCTTCATCACCGTGACTTcttccttcaattttttatcCAAACAAGTGCTGCTGTTGTGGGAACACAATCTGAATTCTCTACTGCTGCCTTCCCATCTTGTCTGTCCTACACAGAAAAGGTAAGGTGTGCAATTACCGCCTTACCTCTACCCGAATAGTTGTAAGGGGGTAATTGCACGCCTTGCCGTGTCTGTGCAGCACGCCGCAAGAGAGGATCTAGATCCGATGGGGACATAGGAAAAGATAGAATTCGGGATAGAAAATTTGATTCGGTGGGTTACGAAACGATTGCTATCGATCTGGACTCTTTAAATCACGGCGGCCAAAAAACACAAATGGAATGCCTGATCGATTACTTTGTTGTGTGTTGTTAGTCTTTCAGAGTGGCTTAGAAGTCACTCCACTTATTACTTGGCCCACTAAAGCAAGTCACTCCATACAACACAAGTGCCTGATCGATTACTCTGTTgtgtgtggttttttttttttttttttttttttttttttatgagaaaaaccAAAAGTTAGATTAAAAGAAACGTTTTTAATCTAAAGGCGAGTGGCTTAGAAATCACTCCACTTATTACTTAGACCATTAGTTAGGGTGAATCCCATGAGATGAGTGTTTAAAAGTCCAGAATCGGGTCTTGGATCGATCCCGGCTTATTCGGATTCAGAATCGGTCCAGATGCGGCTTAAATACACCTTAACTCTAGTTCCCACATAGAGTCAACCCGAGCTGGAGGCGAGCTGGATTAGCCTCGGGTGTTTCCAATCCGGATCAGATAGACCAGTTTTAAATCATTGAATACATCAAGCACTACAATAAGCACTGATGTTGTGGTAAAACctaagaggggtttgtgaaccctagaatggtggCTTGACCATTCACCGAGTGGCGGAATTAAAAAGGTTCCTTTCAGGCCTACGAAGGCCATAGGTTACTAAAAGCAATAAAGCAAGTCCAACCCATCCTGATTTTccgttttatttttttcagccTAACTACTCAAAAAGACCAGCTCGAGGGTGTCGCCGTGGGTTTTTTGGGGATTTGAGAACAATGGATTTTTAAGCTATTGAACAGGAGAGGGTAAAACGGTCaaatgaactttttttttttaaagtatttatCTTTGGTGGGGTAAAATGGCCCGATCTGATCCAATACGTCGATCCATCGATACGGGTAATAAACAATGCCGTaattagagatgtaaaaggatcggattcggctcggatttACTACTAACCGAATCCGAATCCATTTACCGAATGACATATCTGTATCTGATCCGATATCCGATGGAATTTTGAAAACTAACATCATATCCAAATTCAAGAGTAATCGGATATCCGGATATTATCCAATCCAATAAACTATCCGATTAGTAAATGAATTTGACCATCCATTATCGATTTTTGACTCCAATTACCAAGATTAGTATACTAATATATCATATAGTAATCCAGATTTTTaattatccgtttacatccctaacttaTGTAACACGGACCTACCTTCCCCAGATGAATAGGATTCGCTCTCGATCCATGTCTCTCAATTGTGTTAATTCTTTTCCTCATTCTCtcgaacctattgaatcttcaaaaaacctcaagatcattagttacttaatttttttattattcattgatatctattaaaattataTAGATTATGTTTCGATTTATCCAAATTTGAATCTAGATACTCTCCAACCGGTTACAAATACCCCATGAACAAATACAGATGTGAATCGAATCCAATCCAATTCTTCGACtctccgtttacatccctaaattctccctctctctccctcctaatATCTTTAAAACTAAAACCTAAATTGGCTTTATCATCTAATTAAGATGGTACAGATTATTTATTTCTGTCTTATAAAGTTTATTACAAATTAAGATAATTAAAGTCAATATAATGAGTTACCATTTGCAGTTATACCAGCAGGCATATGCGATGACAGATATGTTGTCTACTTGACTGAATTGTATTTTATctctaaaagaagaaaaaaacatgaaaaataaactacAATAATACTATCATACATGTCCTCAAGACTCTTCACCAAAGTCTCCACTTTGCCAGGACTTCAAAGATCACAAGATCACCACCATTAGATACTCTTCAAGGGTTTATTGATAGAGCAAAACACCAACCAAAGTacgaaaaaaaaacaagaacagagcaagatgacatagagatataacgtggttcacacaccaatatggtgTGCTATATCCATGGCGAGGCCGAAGGAGAAGATGATTTACTATGCAAATcagagaaaaattacaatggagatctctcaagaacacccaaaacagCGCTGCTAAGTCTCTCCCAGAAACCCTGaacgaaaaaccccaaatctcacaCACTTTTACAATAAAGTGGATAAAGAACATAAATCCATCGGATCCGGGTTGATTCATCAGGTCGGGCCGAACCGTACCAGACATACATAACATTTATCATCAATCAAAAaacatttcaatactttttgaCCTAATTCTAGgcatgaaaaaaaattattcaaaagAATAAGGGTGTAAATGTGTACCGAGTACCGAATGCTGAAAACATTTTCATACCGAATATCTTTATCGAAACGTACCAAATTAATTCGGTATatatagacactgaattttgtcaccccccggcgatgatgacaacaggacacggacagacatcggtatctctctcaagaaggactcttgtccctacatataaaccaaatcactctaacatccctaaaatgattTATAAAACCCTTTtatcaaatgctgaaggaggtactgctcaccctcccccaccacggcggtcagaagggagccaaaaacccaaaaaataaggaaaaatggcactgcgctcccacagCGCCATTGACGCCTTCCCACAGCACCGTGGGCGCCttcccacgacaccgtggggatgtgtatcgGATTTCCACgacgccatgagggggtgtgacatcagcctgctgacgtcacccacggcgccgtggaggacttatctagccaggagagagagggtacccctccctataaataggagggtctccccccctcatttctcaagcttttctcgggtaaggagaccctccagggcttgttttgcccccttttcaccctcttttcctccgtctttccctcttgaatatgtgagtgagtggagttcttcgacttgggtagatcctttggttacccatccaagcatagagcgattctgctcttgggtattgttatcccgtcagtgtacggataacgaaaaacccccttcatAGCCAtaattctgtctgtatacagataatgaaaatctcttatatagtcgttactctgcccgaagtctgagtgacaaaTCTCATCTCGCatagcctcattctgtccgacaagagagagagaagccgatcgtccgtctccacctgagacgtgggacatcacatatttcgccctcggtgcgctttcatttattttttgcatttctagacaggtatctgtctctttccctttcattatttttggcataatgtagacaattaaagcaactcgtttagtgtacataataaatgattttctcttcctttgtcaagattagtgtatcataatttagccttacatgctagtataagatatattatcaagggagaatattcaaaaaccagcatctagtagaaagaccggtttatccgggcaaggtggatgcctaacaccttcccaccctcgtaacctgactacttaccttgaatctcttaccagaccatatggaatcaagtAGCCCTTTCcactaaccccggatggggctacacccattgggtcctaggccctaatcctaggtggcgactccatttctttataaagcaggatcccaatccccatgatgatatatcggaatgatacgccattattcatcgaagccaatctttgtcgccataaggctgaggaaccctcatcccaaggaccatggtacttacaGTATAGTATCAATATGAGATACTTGTACCAAGTTGGTATTTGATACGGTATCGATATGAACATAATAGTAAAATACACACCATACCATACTATAACATACCAATACCATACCAAATAATACCAAATCGATTGAATACAATATCAGTATGAGATACTTATACTGAATCGATATTCAATATGGTATTAATATGGGATATATGTGTGTGTAATGTACCATATCGAAATCGTACCGTTATCTCGAACCGTATCGATTGACATCCTTACAAAAAAATTTCAgcacattaaaagaaaaaaatagtaacTTCTCACAATTGACGGGTTTTGGGAGGATCACGGAGAGGTTGTCTCACAACTCGAACCCGTTActactaggtcacaatggagcaaccttaccattatGTCAAGGCCCGCCTCTCATCAATGATAATTagactctctctttcttcttaaatataaaacttagtttttttttttttgtttttttccaagTTATAACTCATAATTATCATTGTCCATTGATGGATCTTTAAGTTATttggaaaaacaaaatgaaataaaataaattaaaagacttGAAATACAGGAAGCATCAGACTAGGCCAAACGAAATTTTGAGAAACTGGATAGTTCTTACTGGACAAATTTCTCACCCCAGGTCGGATCGGGTACTGATTGCTTCCGATGATCTGACTCCTGGATGTGATCCACTTTCCTAAAGAAAGACTTCTTATGAAACTTATCAGATTCCTCCACCACATTATCCGGGTCTTCTAGCTCTGGCAAAGTCCCTCTCTTCTTTTTACTCACCAGCACGTTCGGGGAGTGCTTCAACTGATGCGTTACCGTGTATACACCCAGCGACATTGACATCCCTATCAACCCTAACACCACATAAACCGGCACATATTCACTCTTTAGAGCTTTCAGTTTTGGTTTCGGCCGACCGGCTTCGGTTGGATTCGCTGTCGTTGCAAATGATTTCATCTTTGGGGTCTTCCAAGTCATGACTGATTGGTGATCTCCAATGGTTCTGCCATGGATTCATTCttgtgaagagaagagaaaaaaaaaaaaaaaagaaagaagataactAACTAGAGAAGTAAAGGACGTACTATTGACTAATATAGCTGTTCTTACTCTTGGAACGTGCTATATTGGTACCCTTCCTTCTATACTTCTTACCATATGTTGACCATACCATTTCCATCCCTTACTATGTATTACACTGATTTGATTATATTTCTTACCTTGTAAatccacatgtgatatagaatgtttcctattatcacatgtgggatCTTATTCCTTTGAGGATCCtttggtcctctatttatacaCATGTAATCTCATTGATTTGAATAGAGTATAGAATCCATCTTACCTTGTCCAATAAGGATTAACTTACTGGTGCTTTGAAGGCAATGGTTGATGATCAAAGTTCTCACTAAGGTTGGAGTTGCAGAAAAGAAGTTGAAGAAATTCAACCTCATGAGCTTTGATGTTGTGGGTGTTGACGTGGTGGAATGGTAAAGTAACACGAATAGGTTACAATGCTCTTACAACCGACAAAATGGTTATTCACTCAGAGATGGCCTTGGGCCTTCTTAATATCTATGGCTGTTGGTTTGTTGGGTGAGGGTGCAATCTCAGTCAAAATGAGGATGTGTTTGTGCTATTCTGTCGAGCAGATTGgaaccaaggttcaaaatctaggTATCGGATTCGGTATCGGTCATGGTGGAAACCTTTTTGGATTAGGATTGGATCGGTACAAATCAGTCAGGATCGGtcaaaaaaccctcaaaatcgtttttttttaatgaatcgagtcatgtatcggccagagttggtgggtgttgtgatctTGGGATCGGATCAGATCGGCCGATCCAACTGAGTTGACCAATTCAAGGaacgatccagtcaaaccttgcTGTATCGGTCTAATCTCGGGATCAGCCTCGACCGATATCAATCTGATCCGAGATTAAGAACTATGGTTGAAACTATACActatttcccttttattttttaaggggGGACCGTGGCCCCTATGTATGCATGGGGCCAATGAGCGTGTACATAGAAGTatcatgggggtgggatttccacctttcataaGGACCATCCTAGTCTTCCCTCTTCCTTGAGTTAATTAAGACTTTTTGTGCATCTACAAGACATTTTATGTTATGCAATTGatacattaccaaaaaaaatgttatgCAATTGATTCAATAAACGATGGGGTGATTGAGCTCTAGAAGTCAATTCGCAAGTGCCCGCTTCGCTTGCTTTAATGAAGTTCTGTGTAAGCTTCCTTCATCTATTTTTCCACGTAGTAATAGGTGCAGCAAGAGGTTTCTTCCCAATTGCTATAATGCGAGAACTTTCGCCtctcaactttttttttcaCATAAATTGAAATCTAAAAATATAAGATTTCACGGCTCCCTTGCGGGACAGGAAAGATCACCCCATATCTACAGTGCTTGCTCATAAATGGGGTGAGGAGATtgagtgtcacaccccaaaccaccccctaggtgGGTTGGGCGGGTGGCCCGGATGTAGAACCACATCCGGCAATCCCCAAGGTTccagaagcagtatttacatgtcacaaaccacacaatgagggtaaaagataataaatgaatatcagagTGAAACGgaagacaaaagaaaaactacccaAAAGATAGGTTATATTAATTACAGtgaaatcccaaatacctatgttataccatatacataccCATTTATGTTCAAAGTATAGTACATAAAAAGATTACGCTTCCGAAAGGATGGAAGCAATAAAACTACAAGATCTTCACGGGGCAACAAAGTACGAAAGTTCAACAGCTTCAACAATAGTTTCGTCACACATTGGTAAGTGAATCgatacctgcaaaatcatctaaaaagaaataatctacgaggaatgagctccactgagcccaacaaatgaataataaatcatacaAGCGCGTACAACCATCACAATCATCAATCTACATgctgggttcaattttattactctagtccacctaacatcacaattaagtcactaggtatatgctacttgcaatgactcgggcAACAACCTCAGTCGCTCCCTTATCGATCTTTGGTTGCCACCTCAATCATTACGGGTGGAACCCGCGCAGGGATCAGGAGCAccgactccctcccttggcagaccccaagTTAACCACGTCAACCTGATCCGACTTCTATTGCCCTTGGCTGTTCAAGAGGCcatgattacccaacacctgcACCCTTGTTcataagggttgtagcataagggtatgtttaCCTAGTCCAATGATCTACATggtaagtatgagttgagtggtgtcaactgtatctcattctacgggctaccacaaaccTCATTTCCAGTATGAAATGCACGGTGCTCCCGCAGCCCATACTATGGCTCACCATGCCTTTCTTTTCCTAGCCGTCTATTACAATATCTAATCTAACAGTTCACATAGGTATGCATTTTAGTCATCAATCATTTTATCAACATGCTCATAATCACAGTCCACAGTTACATATGAAATCTCAATGTCCAAAagcaattaaataataatataacacAGATATCAATAATGAAAAGtaattttgttatctttggcATGTTCACAAGGTTACACCTACAAGGATGATCcaatatccactcaccttgattgTACACCGCTGGTTCCGAAAATTGCTGCTCCGCAAAAGTGCTCGGATGTGCGTCGTCGATCAAACAATCACAGCCTAAGTAAATAAATTAGAGGAATTATATTAATACACACCAAATTACCCTAGGAGACTAGGGGTGACCTTGGTCCAACTTCTAGACCAAGCAGGACACAGAACtgccatgacagcagcagtggtcgattggcattggtctatccaatggaccagtaagCTGCTGTGGCCTAAAATCAAAAGGGATTTATGGTTTTAGAACCAAAAGGGAGCCCAAGTACTGTTCTAAGTAACTACAGAGGTTAGGGTCAAGTTCTTCATCAATGGTTTACACTAGTTGATTGGATTGGCCTATcaaatggaccagtggcaatcaacccatAGCTCTATGTGTAGGCACAGGGTTGAGTTAATCGGTTTTAGGCTAGGGTTTACACCAAAGGCCCAGGAAAGGGTGTTTCAGACCTTGGGGGTAAGTCAGGGTTAGCACAGGCTTTGATTTCCtacagtggttgattggtactggtccatccaatggaccagtagcaatGGGCCAGTACGGGTTACAGTCACAGATTT containing:
- the LOC122645164 gene encoding probable LRR receptor-like serine/threonine-protein kinase At3g47570 translates to MGGNFFEGTIPQSLTLLKGLQDLDLSFNNLSGQIPKDLEELLALQSLNLSFNNLEGEIPTKGIFGNASAISVNGNDKLCGGIAELHLPACTNRGSIKQEKSSNALRIVLVIIGVVFGFLLISFFLTLYWKRRSKSEPPSTPPLIGERFLNLSYKDLFQATGGFSSANFIGSGSSGSVYKGIIEQDETIVAVKVFNLQNQRVEKSFMAECKALRSIRHRNLVKILTSCSSLDSKGKDFKALIYEFMPNGSLDDWLHLSVEVHNHSRNLSLLQRLNIAIDVAFALNYLHYHCDVPIVHCDLKPSNVLLDDDMTAHVNDFGLARLLLELDNNSSQTQTSTIGIKGSIGYAAPEYGMGGRATIQGDVFSYGILLLEMFTGKRPTDQMFGDDLNIHNFAKAVLPICMMQILDPTLLPKEEQSEEIERDAINRNEGHNHMTGKLQDCITSIIEIALQCSMESPRDRMNMDDVVKGLNLVKEKFS
- the LOC122645165 gene encoding LRR receptor-like serine/threonine-protein kinase EFR encodes the protein MALLQLFLVFNVLLFGSSLMRLVESVTDSTRMIVVGNNNNNNETDRFALLELKKQIYDDPYGALSSWNDSIHFCNWVGITCGSRHRQRVTSLDLQGKGLGGNISASIGNLTFLHVLNLMNNSFHGKIPQEIGNLIRLESIAFQNNTLEGELPTSLANCTRLREIWFSRNNFVGKIPVELLTSLSKLEVISIHDNGLTGEIPSSFGNISSIQDISLGGNRLQGSIPESFGQLTNLFYLSFGENNLSGMVPVSLYNLSSLEFIYLFTNQLHGSLPRDIGLTLPNLNTLSISMNIFSGRIPSSISNISTIQTFDLGINSFVGPVPNNLGNLQNLQWFSISENQCGIGEADDLDFVNSLVNCTNLEFLQLQKNGFMGPLPNFKANLSTQLSVLSLGRNQISGIIPAEIESLVNLTALGMEANLLEGNIPSVIGKLPKLQRLFLGANRLSGQIPSSIGNLTLLYDLHRIKQLEWKHSFQHWKLSTVTIPNPF
- the LOC122645167 gene encoding uncharacterized protein LOC122645167; translated protein: MTWKTPKMKSFATTANPTEAGRPKPKLKALKSEYVPVYVVLGLIGMSMSLGVYTVTHQLKHSPNVLVSKKKRGTLPELEDPDNVVEESDKFHKKSFFRKVDHIQESDHRKQSVPDPTWGEKFVQ